In the genome of Candidatus Eisenbacteria bacterium, one region contains:
- a CDS encoding cytochrome c biogenesis protein CcdA, which produces MFDAAQSQVSLIAAFFAGVVSFVSPCVLPLVPSYVTFITGLSFDELTAADQRARVRRLTLIHSLGFILGFSLVFIALGATATAAGQFLRAYQDTLRVAGGILIILFGIYLTGLLKIPALSRERKMRLSGKPLGVLGSILVGITFAAGWTPCIGPILASILLYASTAETVGTGILLLSVYSLGLGIPFLLASLGMNSFLAASRGLRKSLHTIEVVSGVVLIVFGVALVTNLFSIFVSFLARYLPAVG; this is translated from the coding sequence TCGACGCGGCGCAGAGCCAGGTCTCGCTGATCGCCGCCTTCTTCGCGGGCGTGGTCTCGTTCGTCTCCCCCTGCGTGCTCCCGCTCGTGCCGTCCTACGTCACGTTCATCACCGGTCTCTCGTTCGATGAGCTGACCGCCGCCGACCAGCGGGCGCGCGTCCGCCGGCTCACGCTGATCCACTCGCTCGGCTTCATCCTCGGCTTCTCGCTGGTCTTCATCGCGCTGGGAGCGACGGCCACCGCCGCAGGTCAGTTCCTCCGCGCCTACCAGGACACGCTCCGCGTCGCCGGAGGCATCCTCATCATCCTCTTCGGGATCTATCTCACCGGGCTTCTCAAGATTCCCGCGCTCTCGCGCGAACGGAAGATGCGTCTGAGCGGGAAGCCGCTCGGCGTGCTGGGATCGATTCTGGTCGGAATCACGTTCGCCGCGGGGTGGACGCCGTGCATCGGACCGATCCTGGCATCGATCCTCCTTTACGCGAGCACGGCGGAGACGGTGGGAACGGGCATTCTCCTCCTCAGCGTGTACTCCCTGGGCCTCGGGATCCCGTTCCTCCTCGCCTCGCTCGGCATGAACTCGTTCCTCGCCGCGTCCCGCGGCCTTCGCAAGTCGCTCCACACGATCGAGGTCGTCAGCGGCGTCGTGCTCATCGTGTTCGGCGTCGCGCTCGTCACGAACCTGTTCTCGATCTTCGTTTCCTTCCTCGCGAGGTATCTCCCCGCGGTCGGATAG